From the genome of Legionella beliardensis:
TAAAAAATGGCTTCAAGAAAGATTACAACCATTTGGCATCACCGATCCGCACATTTCTACGTTAATTTACCAATTTAATGAAGGCAACTTATTTGCGTGCGCACAGCTTTTAGAAAAACTAAAATTAATCAATGAGCCTAACACACCTCTTACCCTAACCGACATCAAAGAACATTTACATAATCAGTGCAATTATTCACTCTTTGAGCTTGCTGAGACATGCCTTAGCGGGGATACATTAAAGGTCATTCAGCTTTTAAGGCAAACACTTAATAATAAAACAGAACCAGCATTAATTTTATGGCTATTAACCCAAGAAATTCGTCTTTTGTTACAACTTAGTCATTTAATTAGCCAAGGACAAGCTTTTCAAGCAGTAGCTAATCAGTTAAAAATATGGTCTACCAAACATAATCTTTATCAAAACGCTTTAAAAAAATATGATCATCATTCTTTAAGTTGTTTATTAAAACATTGTAATAAAATAGATAAACAAATAAAGACCACACAAAGCAAACAAATATGGCAACATATCGAGCTTGTTGCTATATCTTTAAGCAAAGGAAATACGGTAGGTACACTTGCCTAATTTAATTATTTTTGGGGGGACGTTTGATCCCATTCATAACGGCCATTTAAACACTGCGATCAATGTGCAGCAATTTTTTCATTTTGAGCGGTTTATTTTTCTGCCTTGTAAAGTACCTATTCTAAAAAATAAAGCGCTTGCTACAACAACACAGCGTCTGGATATGCTGAAGTTGGCACTAAAAGAACAGGACCAAACAGCAAATTTTGCAATTGATACCCGAGAAATAACACGAACCTCACCTTCCTATATGGTAACTACCTTAGAAGATTACCGACGTGAATTAGGTCAAACGCTAGCCATTTCATTACTAATTGGTGTAGATAGCTTTGCAACACTGACCAAATGGTATCAATGGGAAAGATTACTTCATCTAGCCAATCTGGTTGTTATTGATAGGCCAGGCTATCATATCGAATCACAAGTCTTGCTTAACTTACTAAAAAATCACGAAACCAGTGAAGTACAACAAATTAAAAACGTGCCCAATGGTTTAATTTTTAAGTTCAATGCCGGCCTTTATGATTTATCTTCCACGGCAATTCGCAGCCAAATCCAGCAAGGTTATTTATTAAATGCTGATGTACCTAAATCAGTCGCTAATTATATTAAAGAGCACCAAATTTATACTAGAATTAAGGAATGAATGGAAGAAAAATTGACCAAGAAGGTCGCTACAGCTATTACCCAGGCACCACTGTCATTGCTGAAATAAGCAAACACGATCATACTTTTTGGCGAAAAATACAGCAAATTATATTACAGGCAGAAGTTGTAAATAACTACTATACACCTCTTCCTTATGATAGTTACCATATGACGGCAATAAGGTTATTTAATCAAGCTGAGTATACCGGCAATAACTGGCAAAAATTTATAATAAGCCAGCAATTTTTCTTTAAAAATATTGCTAATTACCTGCAAGAAAATCAATTTCTGCCACAAATTACCATTGAAAAATTAAACATGGCTGAGACTTTAAATTTACAAGTCTCTATACCTAAGCAGCAAGAAGAACTCATTTTAAAAACAGCTAACTGTTTTAATATAGCTACTAAAATCCCTGACCCTTTTCACATCACCTTAGCTTACGCTTATCAAGTGTTAAATGCTGAGCTTAAAAAAAACATGTATTCTCATATCAATAAAAGCTTAAATAAACTGCTTGCTGTACATGGCAATACATTTACCTTAAACGCGCCACAACTATACTACTACAATGATATGACTCACTTTTCCCTGTGGCATGGCAAAAATTACCCTTTTGCCAAAAAATAAAAGACTTTACCTCAATAAGAATAAAATAATTCTGGCTAGAAAAAGCATTTTACTGCAAAATAGACACCTTAAGTCCCGGTGGCACAGCTGGATAGCGCAGCCCCCTCCTAAGGGGCAGGTCGGAGGTTCGAATCCTCTCCGGGACGCCATTTTTTGCTGGTCTATTCCGAAGACATGGGTTACAAATTATATCGGAGACATAGGTAACACTTTAGGCCCAAAAGGGTTAGGTAAAGGCTCCAGTTTACATGTCTGCTCATCAAAATAACCTAAATCATACTGCATAAAACTAACTAACCATATATTTTCTTCAACCTCCTTAATTCCTACGTTTTGTCCAGCCAGCACACGGTCTATTCTGGAGACATAGCAGGCGTAGCCTGGGAGTAGGCCCCATGGGCCGTATCCCAGGTTTTCATTTTACTTTCCTAACTTAACAAACTCCTCTAAAATTCCCTTCATAGAAAATCTAATTTCATAAACAAAGATGGTTTATTTTCGCAAAGATTTCACGCCTGGCAGCACTTATTTTTTACTCTTACCCTTAGAGGAAAACGGAAATTACCATTATTAAATCGTCATCTTGCTCTGCTGAATGAGATATTTCGAAAAATGAAACAAAACTATATAGCAGCGTCGGTTCTAGGAGCATCGAATACGTTATGTACCTTTAGCTAAAGAATGGCCCTAGTCCAGTTTCATCGTTATATTCAATGAATATAAACCTGGGATACGGCCCTTGGGGCCTACTCCTAGGCTACGGTTGCTGTTTTAGGGAATTTTTAATGGATAATGATTAGTGAAGTAATATTTAACTTCTAAATCATGCATATTCTTCTGAGCCTAAAGTCCAAATAAATGATTGTATATCAATGTAATCGCGGGGTTTTAATGCTTCTAGATCACTTTTCAATAGTTTTGCAAAGTTCATTAAACTTTGATAGGTTTGCCACGTGGGGTGAGAAATATATTCAAATTCATAATCATATTTTTTCGCTGCAACTCTCGTTACCATTGGTTTCAAATATATAAAATGTTTAGGATCTGCAATAAAACTAAATACTGTCACTAAAGGCCAAGTTAACACCCGACTTTGTTTTCTTGGTAATAAAGAGAGAGTTTCTACAAAATTATTAAAACGTTCACTTTTCTTTCCAGGACCATGTATTAAATTATATAAACTTTCAGAAAATTGTTTTGATGTTGAGCAAGTCTTCAAAGCATCTCGTATAGCCATCTTTTCAAAAGAAAATAACAAATGAGTTTTACCTTCTATTGATAAAGCGGTTTGTGAAATTTCTTTATATTTTTTATTTTCCAGTAAGTAGGTAAATTGTTTTTTATTTAATAACTTTTGCCAAAGTAGATGTGCGTTCCATTTATAACCTCTTTCCCATGAGATATATTTAGGATCAGCAAAGCCCGAAGGAAAAAAACCTAAGAATTTTTTATAAGCATCTTTTCTCATATCTTCTGTTCGTTCCATAATCACTTTCACCGCTTTATCTAGGGGCTTATTCTGATTATAGTCAAACGATTATATAAGCACTGATTAGAAATACTCAAAAAAGTCTACAATTTTCTAAGCGATTTGCCGAAATGTACGACATATTTACAGCCGGCGTAGTTTAGCAGTAGACCTAAACGGCCGTTTCATTACGTACTCGATGCTCCCAGTAAGTCTAGGTTAGGTTGGGCCCGTAGCCCAACAACTACTTGTAATTCTACGCTTTCTATTAATTTAAAACCTAACAGCAGGCATGAATTGAGGTAAATGTTGGGCGAGTGGCCCAACCTACACTCTTATCCCATAGGAGTTGCTAAATGATCCTTTTCTTCTTTAGCTGCTTCTCCTGTAGAGCTTTCTAATTCAGGAGCAGAAGGAAATATACTTAGTTTAGTTAGAGCAGAGCCGAGCTTATTTACGGAATCCTCGTCTGACACTTTAGTTGTCGTTGCAGGTATATCAGACTCGCTCATTGATTCTTTAGATAAGTTATCACCCTCTTCGATTATATTTGGTAAGCTTAAGCTTGAGTGTAAACTAGTAGCAGTATGGGAAACAGCTTTTGGATTAGCAAATACTAATGCACTGTCTGATGTTCGACGTGTCACGACGTTGAAAGTAGGCGGTTTTGTCCCAGCAACATTCACATATAGCTGAGGATGAGTAAATGCTTCATTATAATTTTCCTTAAACTCCTGTTCAAAAAGCGCTTTAGCCTCTTGAACGATCTCCTTAGTACTACTAAATGCCCGTAGTTCGATTGACGAGCCAAGGTCCTGAAAGACTTGATGAACAGAGCCATCCAGTAAAAATGACGAAAAAATTGATGAGGAAGGAAACCCTAAATTGATATCTCCATCATATTTAATAGTTGCAATAGTCTTATCACTATTATCCCTTTTTATAGCTTCCAATTCTGAGATTACAGTAGATCGCAACCATGATAATTTCTCAGCCACCTTATCTTTTCCCTCAAGATAGTCTGGAACTACAATTGGTTTAGCGTCTGATTTAAAAGCAAACCCCATCTTTGCGTTAAAATTTCTTCCTTCAAATTTAGGCGCTTGTCTAGACATATCAGTGCCATGAGTGCAATAAATTCCTAATATGTTCTCCGTGGGCTCATACCCAACAAGAAGCAATATCTTCATAAAAAACCTTAAATTAAAAAAAATTAACTTTTTAATGATTATATCAATCTTTTATTAACAAATAATTAAGTAAAAAATATATTAAATTTTAATCCAAAAATTATAAATTTAAAAATAAAAGGAAATCATAAATTTCTACATGAAAATATAACTCATTAAGTCCGTAAATTATTAACTTAATTTAATAATTTTTAATATATTAATCAGCTAATTAATTATAATATTTTATTATTTTACTTATAAAAAATTTATCATTTATAAGCTAAAAGTTAACTAAAATTAGCATAATTATGGGGCTTTTAAAGAAAATTTATTAATAATTTAACAAGATATATTAACTGAATAAGGCTGAACTGACTTCAAATCTAAGCTAATTTTTCCGTTACTTCATGAACAACACGTCGCGTTGCAATTATTGTGCCGTTCACGGAGGCAGGGTGAGCAATTTCAGTGTAATCACCACAAAAAAACAAGTTACCGCATCCTTGTTGTAAAACGCGCTAAGGCAATGCCGTTGGCCCGGTTTTAAATAAAGATAAGCGCCTTGCTGATATGGCTGTTCACTCCAAAAAAAAGATAAAGGCACGTGTGAATTACATGATTTTTTAAACTTACTTCCATACACTTGTGTAATTTGTTCACTGGCTTCAGTAACTGGGGCTGTAGAGTCAATGATTTTTTTACCGATTTCTCCACACGTATGGGATTCTAAAATAGCCTTTTCTGCTGGCAACATGCACTATGATCTTCTATCCACGAAGTGTCTATATCAATAATAGTCATAGCTGTTTTAGAATCTTTTAACCAAAATCGATGATTAACTTCAAAGTAAACTCGTGCGACATTTTGATTAAATGAAACACTATTAATGGCTTGTTTTTTGAGAGAGGATAATTCAGGCTTAAATTTAATCGCAGAAGGATTAGTTGCTTGTAAAGAAGTTAATGAGACTGCCATAACAATATAATTAAAACTAAAATCTTGCTGTTCTTTTAAATTAATGCCTTTGATTTTTAGCTCGCCTGTTTCATTAGTTTCTATACTCGTCATGGGACAATTAAACCAAATCCGGCAACCATTTTTTACTAGAATTTCATACAATACTTGCGTCAGCTTATCATTACCCCTTCAATATTTTCTTACAGCTCCTTAAGCTCTCACAATTCAACCTCCAGGGCAGCAATAGGCTGTCCTTTTTCTTCAAATTTTATTACCTCCTCCCTTTTAATCACCTGAAATAAAGTAACAATTGACATCACAATAAAAGGTAAAATAATAAGACCAATATTTTGAAACGAGCCCTGATAGGTGAAGCCTGCCAGTTGCAGTGATAGCGCACAGAAAATAAGGCGTCCGCCAACAATAATAGCGGAAACACGTCCCTTAGCTTCAGGCATAAAATTTAAACACAAGGGATAGAGCATGGTCGCTGGAATAATTTGGCCAATGACAAAAGGGATAAACGCCATGGTGATAAACAAAGGATTATTGCTATCTACCCAAGTTACCCAAATCATACTTACCAAACTGACAATAAAAATCTGATTAGCCACATAAAGTATTTTCTTCTGTTCAAATCGATTGATTAAAAAACCAAATACAATACTGCCCACGGCAAAGAGTAACGCCAATACCCCTTGATAATAGCCAAAATGGGTGAGGCTTACTCCGAGCGCTTTCATGTATAAAAGCGGCGACATGCCTACAAAAATCCAATAAGGAACAATCATAAATATAATGTGCATCATTAAAAGCAGCAATGGCCTTGATTTAAATAGCGGTAAGTAATGAAACAGCCTCGTATCTTCTTTTTGCCTAGATAAATTACTTGTCGGAATAAATAACGTCGTCATAAACAGTGCGATGAGTGCTAAACCTAATAAAGTAATAAAATTACCTTGCCAATGAAAATAGAGGGTAATATAGCTGCCTAAAATCGGACTCGCTGCAACAGCCATATTCATAACCCCATTCATCATCGCCATGAAAACCTGTTGCTTCTTTAATGGGTAAGCATCTGCAATAATTAAAAAACTAAGAATGGCCGGCGCTGCAATCCCTATACCATGTAAAAAACGCCCTATTAATAGTAATGAATAAAATGGCGCCCATAAACAAAGAATGCTCCCTATAATAAAAGCAATTAGTCCAAGTACAATAATCGGTTTTCGCCCATAACGATCAGCTAAACTGCCAACAAAAAATAAACTTAAGCAATAGCCTAAAAAATTAACTGACAATAAAGCCTCTACCCAAAATGGCGATAGATTAAATTGATGTTGTAATTCAGGAAAACTAGGGACAAAGAGATCAAACTCCATCCCGGTTAATAGATCCATCAACATAATAGTTAATAAAACGAGACTTTTAGACATAATTTGTTTCATTTACAACGCTTCCATTTTAGATTTAAGTAAGCCACCCTGAATAAAATAATGTGATGTAATTCCTATAGCTGATAAAAAATCAGCCTCATGGGAAATCACCACCAATGTCCCGGGATAATCCTTTAATACCTGAATCACATGCGCTTTGGTTTCTAAATCGAGGTTATTGGTTATTTCATCGAGTATTAACAATTTCGGGGTTATAGCGGCAATTTGAGCTAACGATAACCGTGCCTTTTCTCCACCAGATAAGCTTGCCACAAGCGCATTAATTTCATTATTTTTGCGAAATAAAAAATCATTGAGATGTTTTCTAATCTCAATATAAGACCAAGCAGGTACGTAGTCTTGTATGGTCTCTAAAACCGTTTTTTCAGGATTTAAAGTTGAATAATGTTGATCAAGATAACCAATCGCATCGCGATTTAATAATTGCCAATCTCCTGTAGTAACTACTTGTTCATCACGCA
Proteins encoded in this window:
- a CDS encoding DUF1868 domain-containing protein, with the protein product MNGRKIDQEGRYSYYPGTTVIAEISKHDHTFWRKIQQIILQAEVVNNYYTPLPYDSYHMTAIRLFNQAEYTGNNWQKFIISQQFFFKNIANYLQENQFLPQITIEKLNMAETLNLQVSIPKQQEELILKTANCFNIATKIPDPFHITLAYAYQVLNAELKKNMYSHINKSLNKLLAVHGNTFTLNAPQLYYYNDMTHFSLWHGKNYPFAKK
- a CDS encoding FAD-dependent oxidoreductase — its product is MTQVLYEILVKNGCRIWFNCPMTSIETNETGELKIKGINLKEQQDFSFNYIVMAVSLTSLQATNPSAIKFKPELSSLKKQAINSVSFNQNVARVYFEVNHRFWLKDSKTAMTIIDIDTSWIEDHSACCQQKRLF
- the nadD gene encoding nicotinate-nucleotide adenylyltransferase produces the protein MPNLIIFGGTFDPIHNGHLNTAINVQQFFHFERFIFLPCKVPILKNKALATTTQRLDMLKLALKEQDQTANFAIDTREITRTSPSYMVTTLEDYRRELGQTLAISLLIGVDSFATLTKWYQWERLLHLANLVVIDRPGYHIESQVLLNLLKNHETSEVQQIKNVPNGLIFKFNAGLYDLSSTAIRSQIQQGYLLNADVPKSVANYIKEHQIYTRIKE
- a CDS encoding multidrug effflux MFS transporter, with the translated sequence MKQIMSKSLVLLTIMLMDLLTGMEFDLFVPSFPELQHQFNLSPFWVEALLSVNFLGYCLSLFFVGSLADRYGRKPIIVLGLIAFIIGSILCLWAPFYSLLLIGRFLHGIGIAAPAILSFLIIADAYPLKKQQVFMAMMNGVMNMAVAASPILGSYITLYFHWQGNFITLLGLALIALFMTTLFIPTSNLSRQKEDTRLFHYLPLFKSRPLLLLMMHIIFMIVPYWIFVGMSPLLYMKALGVSLTHFGYYQGVLALLFAVGSIVFGFLINRFEQKKILYVANQIFIVSLVSMIWVTWVDSNNPLFITMAFIPFVIGQIIPATMLYPLCLNFMPEAKGRVSAIIVGGRLIFCALSLQLAGFTYQGSFQNIGLIILPFIVMSIVTLFQVIKREEVIKFEEKGQPIAALEVEL
- the holA gene encoding DNA polymerase III subunit delta is translated as MLVKHNSLTVQLPKQLPAVFFLLGQELFQINQLLEAIKLAWRQHQRESETIIFSIESTTDWASLEQTVNSYSLFTEARLIDIRYDKKTLEPAGKLFFSNYLNDPNPDCLLLFKSSNLTVKQLQPFLNHSNAYIMQTMTPSSTLIKKWLQERLQPFGITDPHISTLIYQFNEGNLFACAQLLEKLKLINEPNTPLTLTDIKEHLHNQCNYSLFELAETCLSGDTLKVIQLLRQTLNNKTEPALILWLLTQEIRLLLQLSHLISQGQAFQAVANQLKIWSTKHNLYQNALKKYDHHSLSCLLKHCNKIDKQIKTTQSKQIWQHIELVAISLSKGNTVGTLA